The Meriones unguiculatus strain TT.TT164.6M chromosome 1, Bangor_MerUng_6.1, whole genome shotgun sequence genome has a segment encoding these proteins:
- the LOC110565858 gene encoding olfactory receptor 5B2-like, translated as MKNNTEVSEFILLGLTKAPDLQILLFLMFAFVYALTLVGNLGMILLILLDGRLHTPMYFFLSNLSLVDFGSSSTVAPKVMAGFLTRNNVISYNECAVQMFFFVFFATVDSYLLASMAYDRYAAVCKPLHYTTTLTKGVCAFMAISSYAFGVLNASIQTGDTFCLPFCAYNVINHFFCDIPAVRNLACSYKQVNETILILMSSFHIMFAFLVILISYFLIFMNILKMHSSEGYQKAFSTCASHLTVVFTFYGTVTIMYLKPSSSHSMDTDKFVSVFYTMVIPMLNPIVYSLRNKEVKNALKKVVKKAKLYVCVVH; from the coding sequence ATGAAGAACAACACAGAAGTGAGTGAATTCATCCTCCTAGGGCTAACAAAAGCACCCGACCTTCAAATTCTTCTCTTTCTGATGTTCGCATTTGTCTACGCCCTCACTTTGGTTGGAAATCTTGGAATGATCCTTCTGATCTTGTTGGATGGTCGTCTCCACACCCCCATGTACTTCTTTCTCAGCAACCTGTCCTTGGTAGACTTTGGTTCTTCCTCAACGGTTGCTCCAAAGGTCATGGCTGGATTCCTCACGAGAAACAATGTAATTTCCTACAATGAATGTGCTGTTCAGATGTTCTTCTTTGTATTCTTTGCCACCGTGGATAGTTATCTCTTAGCCTCAATGGCATATGATCGTTATGCTGCAGTGTGTAAACCTTTACATTATACTACCACCCTGACGAAAGGCGTGTGTGCTTTTATGGCCATTAGCTCCTATGCCTTTGGTGTTTTGAATGCTTCTATACAAACAGGAGACACCTTCTGCCTCCCTTTTTGTGCATACAACGTGATCAATCACTTCTTCTGCGATATACCAGCGGTGAGGAACCTGGCTTGCTCTTATAAGCAAGTGAATGAGACGATTCTTATTCTGATGTCTAGCTTCCACATCATGTTTGCTTTTCTTGTTATCTTGATTTCCTACTTCCTCATATTTATGAACATTTTGAAGATGCATTCAAGCGAGGGATACCAGAAGGCCTTCTCCACGTGTGCTTCTCACCTCACTGTAGTTTTCACGTTTTATGGAACTGTCACCATAATGTACTTAAAGCCAAGTTCCAGTCATTCCATGGACACTGATAAATTCGTCTCTGTATTTTATACTATGGTCATCCCCATGCTGAATCCTATTGTCTACAGCCTGAGGAACAAAGAAGTTAAGAATGCCTTAAAGAAGGTTGTCAAAAAGGCAAAGCTATATGTATGTGTAGTACATTAA
- the LOC110565865 gene encoding olfactory receptor 5B12-like translates to MTLMENISEVTEFILMGLTDAPELRIPLSIIFTLIYLITVVGNLGMIMLILLDSRLHTPMYFFLSNLSLVDCVYASAITPKVMEGFLTGNKIISYNGCAAQMFFFVAFVAIESLILASMAYDRHAAVCKPLHYTTIMTSTTCVLIVTCCYLCGILQSSIHVVMAFCLHFCRSNVINHFFCDIPPLLNISCSDTYTNEITLLILATLDVAFTLLVILNTYLLIFIAILRMRSAEAQRKAFSTCASHLITVFIFFGSLIFMYLQPSSSHSMDTDKIASVFYTMVIPMLNPVVYSLRNKEVKNAFKKVVGKVKSSLHLVN, encoded by the coding sequence ATGACTTTGATGGAGAATATTTCAGAGGTCACCGAATTTATTCTTATGGGGTTAACAGATGCCCCAGAGCTTCGGATCCCTTTGTCTATCATCTTCACTCTCATTTATTTGATCACAGTGGTTGGGAATCTTGGGATGATCATGCTGATTCTGCTGGACTCCAGGCTTCACACCcccatgtatttttttctcagtaaCCTCTCCCTGGTGGACTGTGTTTATGCCTCAGCAATCACTCCCAAGGTAATGGAAGGGTTTCTCACAGGAAATAAAATCATATCCTACAATGGGTGTGCTGCCCAGATGTTCTTCTTTGTAGCCTTTGTTGCTATTGAGAGTCTGATTCTCGCCTCAATGGCCTATGACCGCCATGCGGCAGTGTGCAAACCCCTGCACTACACCACCATCATGACAAGTACCACCTGTGTCCTAATTGTCACCTGCTGCTACTTGTGTGGAATCTTGCAATCCTCTATCCACGTTGTCATGGCGTTTTGTCTGCACTTCTGCCGTTCCAATGTGATTAATCATTTTTTCTGTGACATTCCCCCACTGCTGAATATTTCTTGTTCTGACACCTACACCAATGAGATTACTCTCCTTATCCTGGCTACGCTGGATGTTGCTTTCACTCTTTTGGTTATTCTGAACACTTACCtgcttattttcattgctatccTGAGGATGCGTTCAGCTGAAGCACAAAGGAAGGCCTTCTCTACCTGCGCATCCCACCTCATCACTGTATTCATCTTCTTTGGGTCTCTTATATTCATGTACTTACAACCCAGCTCCAGTCACTCCATGGACACTGACAAAATTGCATCTGTGTTTTACACCATGGTCATTCCCATGCTGAACCCTGTAGTCTATAGCCTGAGGAACAAAGAAGTCAAAAATGCATTCAAGAAAGTTGTTGGAAAAGTAAAGTCTTCGCTTCACTTAGTCAATTAA